In Streptomyces sp. NBC_00306, a single genomic region encodes these proteins:
- a CDS encoding APC family permease: MSKLTDIPKRILIGRALRSDKLGETFLPKRIALPVFASDPLSSVAYAPGEVLLVLSIAGVSAYHFSPWIALAVVVLMFTVVASYRQNVHAYPSGGGDYEVANTNLGPKAGLTVASALLVDYVLTVAVSISSGVENLGSAIPFVVEHKVFCAVGIIVLLTVMNLRGVKESGKLFAIPTYVFVTGVFIMIAWGAYRGLVLDDTMRAPTADFEIKPEHQGLAGFALVFLLLRAFSSGCAALTGVEAISNGVPAFRKPKSKNAATTLALMGGLAVTMFCGIIGLAMATDVKMAEQPAHDLLRDGTPVGESYVQNPVISQVAAAVFGDGTFFFIVLAAATALVLFLAANTAYNGFPLLGSILAQDRYLPRQLHTRGDRLAFSNGIVLLAGAAILLVGIYGADSTKLIQLYIVGVFVSFTLSQTGMVRHWNRHLRTEKNAAKRRHMIRSRAINTFGAFFTGLVLVVVLATKFTHGAWVALLGMVIFYGTMSAIRKHYDRVSEEIAAPDEPSDDTARPSRVHAIVLVSKLHKPTLRALSYAKLMRVDKLEALSISVDTAETKALRQEWDRRGINVPLKILDSPYREITRPIIEYVKGLRRESPRDVVSVVIPEYVVGHWYEHLLHNQSALRLKGRLLFTPGVMVTSVPYQLESSEAAKKRARKRQDWSAPGSVRRGPVDQRPKEPTGKG; encoded by the coding sequence GTGTCCAAACTGACCGACATTCCCAAACGGATCCTCATCGGAAGGGCCCTGCGCAGCGACAAGCTGGGGGAGACGTTTCTCCCCAAGCGCATCGCGCTTCCCGTGTTCGCCTCCGACCCGCTGTCCTCGGTGGCTTACGCACCCGGTGAAGTCCTGCTCGTGCTCTCCATCGCGGGCGTGTCGGCCTACCACTTCAGCCCGTGGATCGCGCTGGCCGTCGTGGTTCTGATGTTCACGGTGGTCGCGTCCTACCGGCAGAACGTCCACGCGTACCCGAGCGGCGGCGGCGACTACGAGGTCGCCAACACGAACCTCGGCCCGAAGGCCGGTCTCACCGTCGCCAGCGCCCTGCTCGTCGACTACGTCCTCACGGTCGCCGTCTCCATCTCCTCCGGCGTGGAGAACCTGGGCTCCGCGATCCCCTTCGTCGTCGAGCACAAGGTCTTCTGCGCGGTCGGGATAATCGTGCTGCTGACGGTGATGAACCTGCGCGGTGTGAAGGAGTCGGGCAAGCTCTTCGCGATCCCGACGTACGTCTTCGTCACCGGCGTGTTCATCATGATCGCCTGGGGTGCTTACCGGGGCCTCGTCCTCGACGACACCATGCGGGCCCCGACGGCGGACTTCGAGATCAAGCCCGAGCACCAGGGGCTCGCCGGCTTCGCCCTGGTCTTCCTGCTGCTGCGCGCGTTCTCCTCCGGCTGTGCCGCGCTCACCGGTGTCGAGGCGATCAGCAACGGAGTGCCGGCCTTCCGCAAGCCGAAGAGCAAGAACGCCGCGACCACGCTGGCCCTGATGGGCGGCCTGGCCGTCACCATGTTCTGCGGCATCATCGGCCTGGCCATGGCCACCGACGTGAAGATGGCCGAGCAGCCCGCGCACGATCTGCTCCGCGACGGCACCCCCGTCGGCGAGAGCTACGTCCAGAACCCGGTGATCTCCCAGGTGGCGGCCGCCGTCTTCGGCGACGGGACGTTCTTCTTCATCGTCCTCGCCGCGGCCACCGCGCTCGTCCTGTTCCTGGCCGCGAACACCGCGTACAACGGCTTCCCGCTGCTCGGCTCGATCCTCGCGCAGGACCGCTACCTGCCTCGCCAGCTGCACACCCGCGGCGACCGGCTCGCGTTCTCCAACGGCATCGTGCTGCTGGCCGGCGCGGCCATCCTGCTCGTCGGGATCTACGGAGCCGACTCCACCAAGCTGATCCAGCTCTACATCGTCGGCGTCTTCGTGTCCTTCACGCTCAGCCAGACCGGCATGGTGCGGCACTGGAACCGTCATCTGCGGACCGAGAAGAACGCCGCCAAGCGCCGCCACATGATCCGCTCCCGGGCGATCAACACCTTCGGTGCCTTCTTCACCGGCCTGGTGCTCGTGGTCGTGCTCGCCACCAAGTTCACCCACGGCGCGTGGGTGGCCCTGCTGGGCATGGTGATCTTCTACGGCACGATGAGCGCGATCCGTAAGCACTACGACCGGGTCTCCGAGGAGATCGCGGCACCGGACGAGCCCAGCGACGACACCGCGCGGCCCTCCCGGGTGCACGCCATCGTGCTTGTCTCCAAGCTCCACAAGCCCACCCTGCGTGCCCTGTCGTACGCCAAGCTGATGCGGGTCGACAAGCTCGAGGCGCTCAGCATCAGCGTGGACACGGCCGAGACGAAGGCACTGCGCCAGGAGTGGGACCGGCGGGGCATCAATGTGCCGCTGAAGATCCTCGACTCCCCGTATCGCGAGATCACCCGGCCGATCATCGAGTACGTGAAGGGACTGCGCCGCGAGAGCCCGCGGGACGTCGTGAGTGTCGTCATCCCCGAGTACGTGGTGGGCCACTGGTACGAGCACCTGCTGCACAACCAGAGCGCCCTGCGGCTCAAGGGCCGGCTGCTGTTCACGCCCGGTGTGATGGTCACCTCGGTGCCGTACCAGCTGGAGTCCTCGGAGGCGGCGAAGAAGCGGGCGCGCAAGCGCCAGGACTGGAGCGCACCCGGCTCGGTACGGCGCGGTCCTGTGGACCAGCGGCCCAAGGAGCCGACCGGCAAGGGGTGA
- a CDS encoding potassium channel family protein: MHIVIMGCGRVGSALAQTLEQRGHTVAVVDQDPTAFRRLGSGFGGRRVTGVGFDQDTLREAGIEEAGAFAAVSSGDNSNIIAARVAREMFGIENVAARIYDPRRAEVYQRLGIPTVATVRWTADQMLRRLLPSGAEPLWRDPSGGVQLAEVHTSAAWIGHKVSTLQEETGVRVAFLTRLGEAELPTSQTVLQEGDLVHVMMRTDEIEKVEAAFAEGPEGGGH; this comes from the coding sequence GTGCACATCGTCATCATGGGATGCGGGCGAGTGGGATCCGCTCTCGCGCAGACCCTGGAGCAGCGGGGGCACACGGTCGCCGTCGTCGACCAGGACCCCACGGCCTTCCGCCGCCTGGGCTCGGGGTTCGGTGGCCGTCGCGTCACCGGAGTCGGGTTCGACCAGGACACCCTGCGCGAAGCGGGGATCGAGGAAGCCGGCGCGTTCGCAGCCGTCAGCAGCGGCGACAACTCCAACATCATCGCGGCGCGGGTGGCACGCGAGATGTTCGGCATCGAGAACGTCGCCGCCCGCATCTACGACCCCCGCCGCGCCGAGGTCTACCAGCGTCTCGGCATTCCGACCGTCGCCACGGTGCGCTGGACGGCCGACCAGATGCTGCGGCGGCTGCTGCCGTCGGGGGCGGAGCCCCTGTGGCGCGACCCGAGCGGCGGGGTCCAGCTCGCGGAGGTGCACACCTCCGCCGCCTGGATCGGGCACAAGGTCAGCACCCTCCAGGAGGAGACCGGCGTACGGGTCGCCTTCCTCACCCGGCTCGGGGAGGCGGAGCTGCCGACTTCGCAGACCGTGCTCCAGGAAGGCGACCTCGTCCACGTGATGATGCGCACGGACGAGATCGAGAAGGTCGAAGCGGCGTTCGCCGAAGGCCCTGAGGGGGGCGGTCACTGA
- a CDS encoding DUF317 domain-containing protein → MDLETGSDEDRGVPGALSAPPAWRSPSTPHPAELLHDVHGELPDLYLEDRYSDQERLFQDLTPPYEAYPPLLTRSWSHAVKTDDMQTFLTPEGLGGVRHRYATSGSGGLAWRAWGGYPSEPHWTSRFSFGTPTTLVAAFTASLISTEPLQRTVQDVPAPTPPRPLRRHPDRQATACAAPDTRRVSPCCA, encoded by the coding sequence TTGGACCTCGAGACTGGGAGCGACGAGGACCGAGGAGTACCCGGGGCCCTGTCCGCCCCGCCGGCCTGGCGGTCACCTTCGACGCCACACCCCGCCGAACTGCTGCACGACGTCCACGGCGAACTGCCCGACCTCTATCTCGAGGACAGGTACAGCGACCAGGAGCGGCTGTTCCAAGACCTGACACCGCCGTACGAGGCGTACCCGCCTCTGCTCACCCGCAGCTGGAGCCACGCCGTCAAGACCGACGACATGCAGACTTTCCTCACCCCGGAGGGACTCGGCGGTGTACGCCACCGCTACGCCACCAGCGGTTCCGGCGGACTGGCTTGGCGGGCTTGGGGCGGGTACCCCAGCGAGCCGCACTGGACGTCGCGCTTCTCGTTCGGTACGCCCACCACGCTCGTCGCGGCCTTCACCGCCTCGCTCATCTCCACCGAACCGCTGCAGCGCACCGTCCAGGACGTCCCCGCCCCCACCCCGCCGCGCCCTCTACGTCGCCACCCCGACAGGCAAGCAACAGCATGCGCTGCGCCCGACACTCGGAGAGTCTCTCCTTGCTGCGCGTGA
- a CDS encoding dTDP-4-dehydrorhamnose 3,5-epimerase family protein has product MKARELSVPGAVEYTPTRYVDDRGLFVSTFQERAFGPLFPVRQASQSLSRRGVVRGVHYTAVSPGTEKYVHCPRGSALDFVVDLRVGSPAFGTWDSVVLDDRTFRAVYLPPGVGHAFVALEDDTVMSYLLSTGYVPEHELAVSVLDPELGLPIPRDITPVLSQRDRLAVTLAEAADEGMLPLFAHPQENR; this is encoded by the coding sequence GTGAAGGCACGCGAGCTCTCGGTGCCCGGCGCGGTGGAGTACACCCCCACCCGCTACGTGGACGACCGCGGCCTGTTCGTCTCCACCTTCCAGGAGCGGGCCTTCGGGCCGCTCTTCCCGGTGAGACAGGCCAGTCAGAGTCTTTCCCGCAGGGGCGTGGTGCGGGGTGTGCACTACACCGCCGTGTCCCCGGGCACCGAGAAGTACGTCCACTGTCCGCGCGGTTCGGCGCTGGATTTCGTCGTCGACCTCCGCGTCGGTTCGCCGGCGTTCGGCACCTGGGACTCCGTCGTCCTGGACGACCGGACCTTCCGCGCCGTGTACCTCCCGCCCGGCGTGGGGCACGCTTTCGTGGCCCTGGAGGACGACACGGTCATGTCCTACCTGCTGTCGACCGGCTACGTCCCAGAGCACGAGCTCGCCGTGTCCGTCCTGGACCCGGAACTCGGCCTGCCCATTCCCCGTGACATCACCCCGGTCCTCTCGCAACGGGACCGGCTGGCGGTCACCCTCGCGGAAGCCGCCGACGAGGGCATGCTTCCGCTCTTCGCACATCCTCAGGAGAACCGATGA
- a CDS encoding DUF3159 domain-containing protein — MTSVDKPTTTNDQQQQDRDAKAVTEAALFEAFGGVRGMVETVLPGLLFVTIFTINKDLHIAAIAALAVSLTLVAVRLLRKDTVKHAFSGVFGVAFGVVFAMMTGNAKDFYLPGMLYTLGLALAYIITTIAGVPLIGLILGPVFKENLSWRTRNPGRKKAYAKASWAWGLILLAKCAILFPLYWWADTTQFGWVLVALKIPPFLLAVYLTWLFLAKAPPPIDVFAEMEAEELAEQERKAAAQQREA, encoded by the coding sequence GTGACGTCTGTCGACAAGCCGACCACGACGAACGACCAGCAGCAGCAGGACAGGGACGCCAAGGCGGTCACCGAGGCGGCCCTGTTCGAGGCCTTCGGCGGCGTGCGCGGCATGGTGGAGACGGTCCTGCCCGGACTGCTTTTCGTCACGATCTTCACGATCAACAAGGACCTGCACATCGCGGCGATCGCGGCTCTCGCGGTCTCCCTGACGCTCGTCGCGGTCCGCCTGCTGCGCAAGGACACCGTCAAGCACGCCTTCAGCGGCGTCTTCGGGGTGGCCTTCGGTGTCGTCTTCGCGATGATGACCGGCAACGCCAAGGACTTCTATCTGCCGGGCATGCTCTACACCCTCGGCCTGGCCCTCGCGTACATCATCACGACCATCGCGGGCGTCCCGCTGATCGGTCTGATCCTCGGACCGGTCTTCAAGGAGAACCTGTCCTGGCGCACCCGTAACCCGGGCCGCAAGAAGGCGTACGCCAAGGCCAGCTGGGCGTGGGGCCTGATCCTGCTCGCCAAGTGCGCGATTCTCTTCCCGCTCTACTGGTGGGCCGACACCACACAGTTCGGCTGGGTCCTGGTCGCCCTCAAGATCCCGCCGTTCCTACTGGCCGTCTATCTGACCTGGCTGTTCCTGGCGAAGGCGCCCCCGCCCATCGACGTCTTCGCCGAGATGGAGGCGGAGGAGCTCGCCGAGCAGGAGCGCAAGGCGGCGGCGCAGCAGCGCGAGGCGTAG
- a CDS encoding response regulator, whose translation MTRVLVVDDEPQIVRALVINLKARKYDVDAAPDGATALQLAAARHPDVIVLDLGLPDMDGVEVIKGLRGWTRVPILVLSARHTSDEKVEALDAGADDYVTKPFGMDELLARLRAAVRRAEPVGGGDDDVVIVETEGFTVDLAAKKVHRDGRDVRLTPTEWHLLEVLVRNAGRLVSQKQLLQEVWGPSYGTETNYLRVYMAQLRRKLETDPSHPRHFVTEPGMGYRFERS comes from the coding sequence ATGACCCGGGTGCTCGTGGTCGACGACGAGCCGCAGATCGTACGTGCCCTCGTGATCAATCTGAAAGCACGCAAGTACGACGTGGACGCGGCTCCCGACGGTGCGACGGCGCTCCAGCTGGCCGCCGCCCGGCACCCCGACGTCATCGTGCTGGACCTCGGCCTTCCGGACATGGACGGTGTCGAGGTGATCAAGGGCCTGCGCGGCTGGACCCGGGTGCCGATCCTGGTCCTCTCCGCGCGGCACACCTCCGACGAGAAGGTCGAGGCGCTGGACGCCGGCGCCGACGACTACGTCACCAAGCCCTTCGGCATGGACGAACTGCTCGCACGGCTGCGGGCCGCCGTCCGCAGGGCCGAGCCCGTCGGCGGAGGTGACGACGACGTCGTGATCGTCGAGACCGAGGGCTTCACCGTCGACCTCGCCGCCAAGAAGGTCCACCGCGACGGACGCGACGTACGGCTGACCCCGACCGAGTGGCATCTGCTGGAGGTCCTGGTGCGCAACGCCGGCCGTCTGGTCAGCCAGAAGCAGCTCCTCCAGGAGGTCTGGGGCCCGTCCTACGGCACCGAGACCAACTATCTGCGGGTCTACATGGCCCAGCTCCGCCGCAAGCTGGAGACCGACCCCTCGCACCCGAGGCACTTCGTCACCGAGCCCGGAATGGGCTACCGCTTCGAGCGATCCTGA
- a CDS encoding potassium channel family protein, whose protein sequence is MRVAIAGAGAVGRSIAGELLENGHEVLLVDKAPTAISVERVPQAEWLLADACEITSLDEAALQRCNVVIAATGDDKVNLVVSLLAKTEYGVPRVVARVNNPKNEWLFNESWGVDVAVSTPRLMSALVEEAVSVGDLVRLLRFSHGDANLVELTLPPESALAGTSVGDVAWPEDTSLVTIIRGSRVLTPSTEETLEAGDELLFVAAQAREEQLEDLLSVRREIS, encoded by the coding sequence ATGCGCGTCGCAATCGCGGGCGCCGGCGCGGTGGGCCGTTCCATCGCGGGCGAACTGCTGGAGAACGGGCACGAGGTCCTCCTCGTCGACAAGGCACCGACCGCCATCTCGGTGGAGCGGGTGCCGCAGGCCGAGTGGCTGCTCGCCGACGCGTGCGAGATCACCTCGCTCGACGAGGCGGCGCTCCAGCGGTGCAACGTCGTGATCGCGGCGACCGGTGACGACAAGGTCAATCTGGTCGTCTCGCTGCTGGCGAAGACCGAGTACGGGGTGCCGAGGGTGGTGGCCCGGGTCAACAACCCGAAGAACGAGTGGCTCTTCAACGAGTCCTGGGGCGTCGACGTCGCGGTCTCCACACCGCGCCTGATGTCGGCGCTGGTGGAGGAGGCGGTGAGCGTCGGTGATCTCGTCCGGCTGCTCCGCTTCAGCCACGGCGACGCGAACCTGGTGGAGCTGACGCTCCCGCCGGAGTCGGCGCTGGCGGGCACCTCGGTCGGCGATGTGGCCTGGCCGGAGGACACCTCCCTGGTCACGATCATCCGCGGCTCGCGGGTGCTCACGCCCAGCACGGAGGAGACGCTGGAGGCGGGTGACGAGCTGCTGTTCGTGGCGGCCCAGGCCCGCGAGGAACAACTGGAGGACCTGCTCTCGGTCCGCCGGGAGATTTCCTGA
- a CDS encoding class I SAM-dependent methyltransferase: MTTCRICAGPLTEFLDLGAQPNSDAFPEPGETEGEFFFRLAVGRCGSCTMVQLMEEVPRERMFHEDYPYHSSGSSVMREHFETTARGILAGVDDSQDPFVVEIGCNDGVMLATVAAAGGRHLGVDPSAGVADRARAKGVRVRTAFFEEETALDIAATDGRADVVYAANTLCHVPYLDSIFRGLDALLKPDGVFVFEDPYLGEIVERTSFDQIYDEHFYFFTARSVRNMALRYGFELVDVLRLPVHGGEVRYTLARQGTRVPTAAVAELLADEDSKGLAEPATLERFAADVRRTRDELTALLTRLRAEGHRVVAYGATAKSATVANYCGIGPELISFVCDTTPAKQGRLTPGSHIPVRPSDAFGDPYPEYALLFAWNHAEEIMAKEQEFRARGGKWIFYTPHVRVV, encoded by the coding sequence ATGACCACCTGCCGTATCTGCGCGGGACCGCTGACCGAGTTCCTCGATCTGGGGGCGCAGCCCAACTCCGACGCCTTCCCCGAGCCCGGGGAGACCGAAGGCGAGTTCTTCTTCAGGCTCGCCGTCGGGCGGTGCGGTTCGTGCACGATGGTGCAGTTGATGGAGGAGGTTCCCCGCGAGCGGATGTTCCACGAGGACTACCCGTACCACTCCTCGGGCTCCTCGGTGATGCGGGAGCACTTCGAGACCACGGCCCGCGGCATCCTCGCCGGCGTGGACGACAGCCAGGACCCCTTCGTCGTCGAGATCGGCTGCAACGACGGCGTCATGCTGGCGACCGTCGCCGCGGCCGGGGGGCGTCATCTGGGTGTCGATCCCTCAGCGGGCGTGGCCGACCGGGCGCGGGCCAAGGGAGTGCGGGTCCGTACCGCGTTCTTCGAGGAGGAGACAGCGCTCGACATCGCTGCCACCGACGGCCGGGCGGATGTCGTCTACGCCGCCAACACCCTGTGCCACGTCCCCTACCTGGACTCGATCTTCCGCGGTTTGGACGCGCTGCTCAAGCCGGACGGGGTGTTCGTCTTCGAGGACCCCTACCTCGGCGAGATCGTCGAGCGGACCTCTTTCGACCAGATCTACGACGAGCACTTCTACTTCTTCACGGCCCGTTCGGTGCGGAACATGGCCCTCCGCTACGGCTTCGAGCTGGTCGACGTCCTCCGTCTGCCCGTGCACGGCGGCGAGGTCCGCTACACCCTCGCACGCCAGGGCACACGGGTGCCCACGGCGGCCGTGGCCGAGCTGCTGGCCGACGAGGACAGCAAGGGACTCGCCGAGCCGGCCACGCTGGAGCGCTTCGCCGCCGACGTCCGGCGCACCCGCGACGAGCTGACCGCCTTGCTCACCCGGTTGCGGGCGGAAGGCCACCGGGTCGTCGCGTACGGAGCCACGGCCAAGAGCGCCACCGTCGCCAACTACTGCGGCATCGGGCCTGAGCTGATTTCCTTCGTCTGCGACACTACGCCCGCCAAGCAGGGGCGGCTCACTCCCGGCTCCCACATCCCGGTCCGGCCCTCGGACGCCTTCGGCGACCCCTACCCCGAATACGCGCTGCTCTTCGCCTGGAATCACGCGGAGGAGATCATGGCGAAGGAGCAGGAGTTCCGCGCGCGGGGCGGCAAGTGGATCTTCTACACTCCGCACGTGCGCGTTGTCTGA
- a CDS encoding class I SAM-dependent RNA methyltransferase, with the protein MQNAPESSLVGEEYEVEVGPVAHGGHCIARTEEGRVLFVRHTLPGEKVVARVTEGEEDSRFLRADAVRIIDASKDRIEAPCPYSGPGNCGGCDWQHAKPGAQRRLKGEVIAEQLERLAGLTPEEAGWDGTVMPAEGDKLPQGEVPAWRTRVQYAIDTEGRAGLRKHRSHDVQPIDHCMIAAPGVTELGIEKQDWAQMSTVEAIAATGSHDRQVILTPKPGGRLPLVELDKPVSVLRVDERDGGVHRVHGRAFVRERADDRTYRVGNGGFWQVHPQAADTLMKAVMQGLLPRKGDMALDLYCGVGLFAGALADRVGEKGAVLGIESSKRAVEDARHNLQNFDRVRIEQGKVDQVLPRTQITEVDLIVLDPPRAGAGKQTVKHLAGLGARKIAYVACDPAALARDISYFAENGYRVRTLRAFDLFPMTHHVECVAILEPADKGA; encoded by the coding sequence ATGCAGAACGCACCTGAGTCTTCGCTGGTCGGGGAAGAGTACGAGGTCGAGGTCGGGCCGGTCGCCCACGGTGGCCACTGCATCGCCCGCACCGAGGAGGGGCGGGTGCTGTTCGTCCGGCACACGCTGCCCGGTGAGAAGGTCGTCGCCCGGGTCACCGAGGGCGAGGAGGACTCCCGCTTCCTGCGCGCCGACGCCGTACGGATCATCGACGCCTCCAAGGACCGCATCGAGGCGCCGTGCCCGTATTCCGGCCCGGGGAACTGCGGCGGCTGCGACTGGCAGCACGCCAAGCCGGGTGCCCAGCGCCGGCTCAAGGGCGAGGTGATCGCCGAACAGCTCGAGCGGCTCGCGGGCCTCACCCCCGAGGAGGCCGGCTGGGACGGCACGGTCATGCCGGCCGAGGGCGACAAACTGCCGCAGGGCGAGGTGCCGGCCTGGCGCACGCGCGTGCAGTACGCGATCGACACGGAGGGCCGCGCGGGTCTGCGCAAGCACCGCTCGCACGACGTCCAGCCGATCGACCACTGCATGATCGCGGCCCCGGGCGTGACGGAGCTGGGTATCGAGAAGCAGGACTGGGCCCAGATGTCCACGGTCGAGGCGATCGCGGCCACCGGCTCCCACGACCGCCAGGTCATCCTGACCCCGAAGCCGGGCGGCCGGCTCCCGCTGGTCGAGCTGGACAAGCCGGTCTCGGTGCTGCGGGTGGACGAGCGCGACGGGGGAGTGCACCGGGTGCACGGCCGCGCCTTCGTCCGCGAGCGTGCCGACGACCGCACCTACCGCGTCGGCAACGGCGGCTTCTGGCAGGTCCATCCGCAGGCCGCGGACACCCTGATGAAGGCCGTCATGCAGGGCCTGCTCCCGCGCAAGGGCGACATGGCGCTGGACCTGTACTGCGGCGTCGGCCTGTTCGCGGGCGCCCTCGCCGACCGGGTGGGCGAGAAGGGCGCGGTGCTCGGCATCGAATCGAGCAAGCGCGCGGTCGAGGACGCGCGTCACAACCTGCAGAACTTCGACCGCGTCCGCATCGAACAGGGCAAGGTCGACCAGGTGCTGCCGCGCACGCAGATCACCGAGGTGGACCTGATCGTGCTCGACCCGCCGCGCGCGGGGGCGGGCAAGCAGACGGTGAAGCACCTGGCGGGCCTGGGAGCGCGCAAGATCGCGTACGTGGCGTGCGACCCGGCGGCGCTGGCGCGGGACATCTCGTACTTCGCGGAGAACGGGTACCGGGTGCGGACGCTGCGGGCGTTCGACCTGTTTCCGATGACGCATCACGTGGAGTGCGTGGCGATCCTGGAGCCTGCGGACAAGGGTGCCTGA
- a CDS encoding OB-fold nucleic acid binding domain-containing protein, whose amino-acid sequence MSAVPRSGNADRAEKPAGRFRRMLDRLSSSQEDLESEELREDAQASGCTRISECNDRQIVRVAGTLRTVTLRPRAGVPALEAELFDGTAPLDVVWLGRRSIVGIEPGRRLIASGRISMSHGRRVLFNPKYELRPLGQE is encoded by the coding sequence ATGAGCGCTGTACCCCGTTCCGGGAATGCCGACAGGGCAGAGAAGCCCGCCGGCCGCTTCCGCCGCATGCTCGACCGGCTGTCCAGCTCGCAGGAAGACCTCGAATCGGAGGAGCTGCGAGAAGACGCGCAGGCATCGGGGTGTACCCGCATATCCGAGTGCAACGACCGCCAGATAGTCCGGGTGGCTGGTACCTTGCGCACGGTCACCCTGCGCCCGCGGGCCGGAGTGCCCGCTCTGGAGGCGGAGCTCTTCGACGGTACGGCCCCACTGGACGTCGTCTGGCTCGGCCGCCGGTCGATCGTGGGCATAGAACCGGGCCGCAGGCTGATCGCCTCGGGACGGATCTCCATGAGCCACGGCCGCCGGGTGCTGTTCAATCCCAAATACGAACTCCGACCACTCGGACAGGAGTAG
- a CDS encoding DegT/DnrJ/EryC1/StrS family aminotransferase translates to MTTYVWDYLEEYAKERTDILDAVETVFGSGQLVLGKSVHGFETEFAAYHGVDHCVGLDNGTNAIKLALQALGVGPGDEVITVSNTAAPTVVAIDAAGATPVFVDVREEDFLMDTDQVAAAITPRTRCILPVHLYGQCADMEVLKELAAAHGLVLLEDCAQAHGARRHGRQAGTVGDASAFSFYPTKVLGAYGDGGAAITSDAAVADRLRRLRYYGMEERYYVVETPGHNSRLDELQAEILRRKLGRLDAYIEGRRAVARRYAEGLADTELILPATAPGNDHVYYVYVVRHPQRERVIEALKARGISLNISYPWPVHTMSGFTHLGYSRGTLPVTEALAGEIFSLPMYPSLPRDVQDRVIGTLRDVLAELS, encoded by the coding sequence GTGACCACGTACGTCTGGGACTACCTGGAGGAGTACGCGAAGGAGCGTACGGACATCCTGGACGCCGTCGAAACGGTCTTCGGCTCCGGGCAGCTCGTGCTCGGCAAGAGCGTGCACGGCTTCGAGACGGAGTTCGCCGCCTACCACGGCGTGGACCACTGCGTGGGCCTGGACAACGGCACCAACGCGATCAAGCTCGCCCTCCAAGCCCTGGGGGTCGGCCCGGGCGACGAGGTGATCACCGTGTCGAACACGGCCGCCCCCACGGTGGTGGCGATCGACGCGGCCGGTGCCACCCCGGTCTTCGTCGATGTGCGTGAGGAGGACTTCCTCATGGACACCGACCAGGTCGCCGCGGCGATCACCCCCCGGACACGCTGCATCCTCCCGGTCCACCTCTACGGACAGTGCGCCGACATGGAGGTGCTGAAGGAACTCGCCGCGGCACACGGCCTGGTTCTCCTCGAGGACTGCGCCCAGGCGCATGGCGCCCGCCGACACGGCCGGCAGGCTGGCACCGTCGGTGACGCCTCCGCGTTCTCCTTCTACCCGACGAAGGTGCTCGGGGCGTACGGCGACGGCGGCGCGGCGATCACCTCCGACGCGGCCGTGGCCGACCGGTTGCGCCGACTGCGGTACTACGGCATGGAGGAGCGGTACTACGTCGTCGAGACGCCCGGGCACAACAGCCGGCTCGACGAGCTTCAGGCCGAGATCCTGCGCCGCAAACTCGGTCGCCTCGACGCCTACATCGAGGGCCGTCGCGCTGTCGCCCGGCGCTATGCCGAGGGATTGGCGGACACCGAGCTGATCCTTCCGGCCACCGCGCCCGGCAACGACCACGTCTACTACGTCTACGTGGTCCGCCATCCCCAACGGGAGCGCGTCATCGAGGCATTGAAGGCACGCGGTATCTCCCTCAACATCAGCTATCCGTGGCCGGTGCACACCATGTCCGGCTTCACCCACCTCGGTTACTCCCGGGGCACGCTTCCGGTCACGGAGGCCCTCGCGGGCGAGATCTTCTCGCTTCCCATGTACCCCTCGCTGCCACGCGATGTGCAGGACCGGGTGATCGGCACGCTGCGCGACGTACTGGCGGAACTGTCGTGA